In Streptomyces thermolilacinus SPC6, a single genomic region encodes these proteins:
- a CDS encoding GNAT family N-acetyltransferase, protein MAQDHSDTALSVGHQDRELAERLSTGLDEVNFAATGTTPADQGALSVRAVDEAGELIGGLTAWTWGGLLGIEMLWVREESRRDGWGGRLLRAAEEEARRRGCDRACVSSFTFQAPEFYQRHGYVETGRTLGIPGGAEDVHMYRPLVQAPVPGGPPAG, encoded by the coding sequence ATGGCACAGGATCACTCGGATACGGCGCTGAGCGTCGGCCATCAGGACCGGGAGCTCGCCGAGCGGCTGTCGACAGGGCTCGACGAGGTCAACTTCGCCGCGACCGGCACCACACCCGCCGACCAGGGCGCCCTGTCGGTCAGGGCCGTGGACGAGGCCGGGGAACTGATCGGCGGGCTGACCGCCTGGACCTGGGGCGGGCTGCTCGGCATCGAGATGCTGTGGGTGCGCGAGGAGAGCCGCCGGGACGGCTGGGGCGGCAGGCTGCTGCGGGCGGCCGAGGAGGAGGCGCGGCGGCGCGGCTGCGACCGCGCCTGCGTGTCGTCGTTCACCTTCCAGGCTCCGGAGTTCTACCAGCGCCACGGGTACGTCGAGACGGGCCGGACGCTCGGCATACCCGGCGGCGCGGAGGACGTCCACATGTACAGGCCGCTGGTGCAGGCCCCCGTACCGGGAGGACCGCCGGCTGGCTAG
- a CDS encoding MarR family winged helix-turn-helix transcriptional regulator, with amino-acid sequence MDANPTSSADGSSDAARTAGEVIELLEMLWEHGREMVSPAPVSATQLRVLYALEREDGINLRTLSELLGSAPSSVSRLCDRLEALGFVERFPSSVSRRELELRLTSPAKAYLGDLRGRREEVLTASIAAMHPSTRASLLEGLRGFRSSLEGVQPVHLRHADLTDAESA; translated from the coding sequence ATGGACGCCAATCCCACATCATCCGCGGACGGGTCCAGCGATGCCGCCCGGACGGCGGGCGAGGTCATCGAGCTGCTGGAGATGCTCTGGGAGCACGGCCGGGAGATGGTGTCGCCCGCTCCCGTGTCGGCTACGCAGCTGAGGGTGCTGTACGCGCTGGAGCGGGAGGACGGGATCAACCTGCGGACACTCAGCGAGCTGCTGGGGTCGGCCCCCTCGTCGGTGAGCCGCCTGTGCGACCGGCTGGAGGCCCTCGGCTTCGTCGAGCGGTTCCCCAGCTCGGTCAGCCGCCGCGAGCTGGAGCTGCGGCTGACCAGCCCGGCGAAGGCGTACCTCGGCGATCTGCGGGGCCGTCGCGAGGAGGTGCTCACCGCGTCGATCGCGGCCATGCACCCGTCGACCCGCGCGTCGCTGCTGGAGGGCCTGCGCGGCTTCCGCAGCTCCCTGGAGGGCGTCCAGCCGGTACACCTGCGGCACGCGGACCTCACGGACGCCGAGTCGGCCTGA